One Georgenia wutianyii DNA segment encodes these proteins:
- a CDS encoding glycosyltransferase, which yields MRVVAVSTWFPTSVAPSSGAFVVKDALAIASLGHDVRVVHLVPPHQDDGTRSLVHEGLPVRRVPMGTTNPLDVVRAARALTPLLAGGDLVHSMAISSLLPLSLHRPAAPWVHTEHWSGLTSPQNLPATWRRALPVVSRVLRRPDVVTAVCEFLAQPIRAVRGPRPTRVVPCIVETPEPLPPRPARTDVLRLVSVGGLIDRKDPVTAVETVAELERRGTPAELVLVGEGELRAAVVQRSEELGIAHRVRLTGSLPRPAVLAELAAADLFLGPTKGDNFFVSAAEAIVSGRPVVVGATGGQGEYIDPRVGELVAEQTPAAYADAVLRVEAATRDLSAEEISATIGDRFSVPAVADGYERAYCAARELRP from the coding sequence GTGCGAGTCGTGGCCGTGTCGACCTGGTTCCCGACGTCCGTGGCCCCCAGCAGCGGTGCCTTCGTCGTCAAGGACGCCCTCGCGATCGCCTCGCTCGGGCACGACGTGCGGGTCGTCCACCTCGTCCCGCCCCACCAGGACGACGGCACCCGCTCCCTCGTCCACGAGGGGCTGCCGGTGCGCCGCGTCCCGATGGGCACGACGAACCCGCTCGACGTCGTCCGGGCCGCCCGCGCGCTGACGCCGCTGCTCGCCGGGGGCGACCTCGTCCACTCGATGGCGATCTCCTCCCTCCTGCCGCTCTCGCTGCACCGTCCCGCGGCGCCGTGGGTGCACACCGAGCACTGGTCCGGGCTCACCTCCCCGCAGAACCTCCCCGCGACCTGGCGCCGCGCGCTGCCCGTCGTCTCGCGGGTGCTGCGCCGGCCCGACGTCGTCACGGCGGTGTGCGAGTTCCTCGCCCAGCCGATCCGCGCGGTGCGCGGCCCGCGCCCCACGCGCGTCGTGCCGTGCATCGTCGAGACGCCCGAGCCGCTCCCGCCCCGCCCGGCCCGCACCGACGTCCTGCGCCTCGTCAGCGTCGGCGGGCTCATCGACCGCAAGGACCCGGTGACCGCCGTCGAGACCGTCGCCGAGCTCGAGCGGCGCGGCACCCCCGCCGAGCTCGTCCTCGTCGGGGAGGGTGAGCTGCGCGCGGCCGTCGTGCAGCGCTCCGAGGAGCTCGGGATCGCCCACCGGGTGCGGCTCACCGGCTCCCTGCCCCGCCCCGCCGTCCTCGCCGAGCTCGCCGCCGCGGACCTGTTCCTCGGGCCCACCAAGGGGGACAACTTCTTCGTCTCCGCGGCCGAGGCGATCGTCTCCGGCCGGCCCGTCGTCGTCGGCGCGACCGGCGGCCAGGGCGAGTACATCGACCCGCGCGTCGGGGAGCTCGTCGCCGAGCAGACGCCCGCGGCCTACGCCGACGCCGTCCTGCGCGTCGAGGCCGCGACCCGCGACCTGTCCGCCGAGGAGATCTCCGCGACCATCGGGGACCGCTTCTCGGTGCCTGCCGTGGCCGACGGCTACGAGCGTGCCTACTGCGCGGCCCGGGAGCTGCGCCCGTGA
- a CDS encoding glycosyltransferase family 4 protein has protein sequence MSGSARPADGVRVTLATRIFAPEPAAASFRLAALTRGLTGLGARVRVLTTTVPGRAEPSPGPGVTVERWPVLRDPEGYVRGYVQYLSFDVPLLLRLLRTPRPDVLVCEPPPTTGAVVRLAARLRRVPYVYYAADVWADAAQSAGMPGAVVRALHTVERWAMGGAACVIAVSEPVAARLHELGVGRVEVVPNGVDTDVFSPDGPAVDDEGRPYLLYAGTASEWQGADVFLRALPRVLEEVPGARVVYLGQGSDWQHLRELAAGLPPGTVEFHTRGPAEEAARWQRGAAACLASIVPGRGYDFAVPTKIHSALACGAPVVFAGVGQAAEQVRDERLGWAVDHEPGAVAEAMVAALRAGRSPQEDARRAAWVRSHRSATATGRRAAEVVTAAARR, from the coding sequence GTGAGCGGGTCGGCACGGCCCGCCGACGGCGTCCGCGTCACCCTCGCGACCCGCATCTTCGCCCCCGAGCCGGCAGCCGCCTCCTTCCGCCTCGCCGCGCTCACCCGCGGACTCACCGGTCTCGGCGCCCGGGTCCGGGTGCTCACGACGACGGTGCCCGGACGGGCCGAGCCCTCCCCCGGCCCCGGCGTCACCGTCGAGCGGTGGCCCGTGCTGCGCGACCCCGAGGGCTACGTCCGCGGCTACGTCCAGTACCTCAGCTTCGACGTCCCGCTGCTGCTGCGCCTGCTGCGCACGCCGCGTCCCGACGTCCTCGTGTGCGAGCCGCCGCCGACCACCGGCGCGGTGGTGCGGCTGGCCGCCCGGCTGCGCCGCGTTCCCTACGTCTACTACGCGGCCGACGTGTGGGCCGACGCCGCGCAGTCCGCCGGCATGCCGGGCGCCGTCGTGCGCGCCCTGCACACCGTCGAGCGATGGGCGATGGGCGGGGCGGCCTGCGTCATCGCCGTCTCCGAGCCGGTGGCCGCGCGGCTGCACGAGCTCGGCGTCGGGCGGGTGGAGGTCGTGCCCAACGGCGTCGACACCGACGTCTTCTCCCCCGACGGCCCCGCCGTCGACGACGAGGGACGCCCGTACCTGCTGTACGCCGGTACCGCCTCGGAGTGGCAGGGCGCCGACGTCTTCCTCCGGGCGCTGCCCCGGGTCCTCGAGGAGGTCCCCGGCGCCCGCGTCGTCTACCTCGGGCAGGGCAGCGACTGGCAGCACCTGCGCGAGCTCGCCGCCGGGCTGCCGCCCGGGACCGTCGAGTTCCACACCCGCGGCCCCGCGGAGGAGGCGGCCCGCTGGCAGCGGGGTGCCGCGGCCTGCCTGGCGAGCATCGTGCCGGGCCGCGGCTACGACTTCGCCGTCCCGACGAAGATCCACTCCGCGCTCGCCTGCGGCGCCCCGGTCGTCTTCGCCGGGGTGGGTCAGGCGGCCGAGCAGGTGCGCGACGAGCGGCTCGGCTGGGCGGTGGACCACGAGCCCGGCGCCGTCGCCGAGGCGATGGTCGCCGCCCTGCGCGCCGGGCGGTCACCGCAGGAGGACGCGCGGCGCGCCGCCTGGGTCCGCAGCCACCGCTCCGCCACGGCCACCGGCCGGCGGGCCGCTGAGGTCGTCACCGCCGCGGCCCGCCGCTGA
- a CDS encoding CAP domain-containing protein, with translation MTTTRRRLLAAALTVGLTAVAAPAAAKGGEVEGQGTRYHLTNTWAGITHLSIAYGHADDSVHVGNWDGRGTDTLAVRRGATFHYRNSLSSGPADRVVTYGRPGDVVLMGDWDGDGVDTPAVRRGAQYFVKNSLTPGEADHVVVYGRPGDVVLVGDWDGDGADSLGVRRGSTYHLKNSISGGDADVVVTYGRPDDEVLVGDWDGRGGDTLGVRRGDVFHMKNTIAGGPADIVMPYGARGDGVMVGDWNGDGRDSIGLRNGVSHPVPPRVGSMNEYDERMIEMINAERAARDVPPVRAVPQLRAAAVRHSTWMAENGIIQHAATATIAADAAAVGCTRGGEHIVRTWQRGTAPDPRDAMNWYMSSADHRTGILNPNNTHVATGSVQAGDMVYNTQRFVRGCS, from the coding sequence ATGACGACGACGCGACGACGCCTGCTCGCCGCCGCCCTGACCGTCGGCCTCACCGCCGTCGCCGCACCTGCCGCCGCCAAGGGCGGGGAGGTCGAGGGGCAGGGCACCCGCTACCACCTGACGAACACGTGGGCGGGCATCACCCACCTGTCGATCGCCTACGGGCACGCGGACGACTCCGTCCACGTCGGCAACTGGGACGGGCGGGGCACCGACACCCTCGCGGTGCGCCGCGGAGCCACCTTCCACTACCGCAACAGCCTGTCCAGCGGCCCGGCCGACCGGGTCGTCACCTACGGGCGCCCGGGCGACGTCGTCCTCATGGGCGACTGGGACGGCGACGGCGTCGACACCCCGGCGGTGCGGCGCGGCGCGCAGTACTTCGTCAAGAACAGCCTCACGCCGGGGGAGGCGGACCACGTCGTCGTCTACGGACGGCCGGGGGACGTCGTCCTCGTGGGCGACTGGGACGGGGACGGCGCCGACAGCCTCGGCGTGCGCCGCGGCAGCACCTACCACCTGAAGAACTCGATCAGCGGGGGCGACGCGGACGTCGTCGTCACCTACGGGCGCCCGGACGACGAGGTCCTCGTCGGCGACTGGGACGGCCGCGGCGGGGACACCCTCGGGGTGCGCCGCGGGGACGTCTTCCACATGAAGAACACCATCGCCGGCGGCCCGGCGGACATCGTCATGCCCTACGGCGCACGCGGTGACGGGGTCATGGTGGGCGACTGGAACGGCGACGGGCGCGACTCGATCGGCCTGCGCAACGGCGTTAGCCACCCGGTGCCGCCGCGTGTGGGCAGCATGAACGAGTACGACGAGCGGATGATCGAGATGATCAACGCGGAGCGCGCGGCCCGCGACGTCCCGCCCGTGCGCGCCGTGCCGCAGCTGCGCGCCGCCGCCGTGCGCCACTCGACGTGGATGGCCGAGAACGGGATCATCCAGCACGCCGCCACCGCGACGATCGCGGCCGACGCCGCCGCCGTGGGCTGCACCCGCGGCGGGGAGCACATCGTGCGCACGTGGCAGCGGGGGACCGCGCCGGACCCGCGCGACGCGATGAACTGGTACATGAGCTCGGCCGACCACCGCACCGGGATCCTCAACCCGAACAACACCCACGTGGCCACGGGAAGCGTCCAGGCCGGGGACATGGTCTACAACACCCAGCGCTTCGTGCGCGGCTGCTCCTAG
- a CDS encoding sugar phosphate isomerase/epimerase family protein, translated as MARPITLFTGQWADLPFEEVARLAGEWGYDGLEIASWGDHLDPWRAAEDDAYVQNRLDILEKNGLKVYAIANHLKGQAVCDDPIDARHRDILSDRVWGDGEPEGVRQRAAEEMKMTARAAARLGVKTVTGFTGSSIWKYVAMFPPASEELVEAGYQDFADRWNPILDVFDEVGVRFALEVHPSEIAYDYWTAQRTLEAIGHRESFGINWDPSHFMWQDLDPVAFLLDFKDKIFHVHCKDSKRRLNGRNGRLGSHLPWADPRRGWDFISTGHGDVPWEDAIRMLNHIGYDGPLSVEWEDAGMDRLVGAPEALEFVRKLSFKPSEAAFDAAFSTR; from the coding sequence ATGGCTCGACCGATCACGCTCTTCACCGGACAGTGGGCAGACCTGCCCTTCGAGGAGGTGGCCCGTCTCGCCGGTGAGTGGGGCTACGACGGCCTGGAGATCGCCTCGTGGGGCGACCACCTGGACCCGTGGCGCGCCGCCGAGGACGACGCCTACGTCCAGAACCGGCTCGACATCCTCGAGAAGAACGGCCTCAAGGTCTACGCGATCGCCAACCACCTCAAGGGGCAGGCGGTCTGCGACGACCCGATCGACGCGCGTCACCGCGACATCCTCTCCGACCGGGTCTGGGGCGACGGCGAGCCCGAGGGCGTGCGCCAGCGGGCCGCCGAGGAGATGAAGATGACGGCGCGGGCCGCGGCCCGCCTCGGCGTCAAGACCGTCACCGGGTTCACCGGCTCCTCCATCTGGAAGTACGTGGCGATGTTCCCGCCGGCGTCCGAGGAGCTGGTCGAGGCCGGCTACCAGGACTTCGCCGACCGCTGGAACCCGATCCTCGACGTCTTCGACGAGGTCGGCGTGCGCTTCGCGCTCGAGGTCCACCCCTCGGAGATCGCCTACGACTACTGGACCGCGCAGCGCACCCTCGAGGCGATCGGCCACCGCGAGTCGTTCGGGATCAACTGGGACCCCAGCCACTTCATGTGGCAGGACCTGGACCCGGTCGCGTTCCTGCTCGACTTCAAGGACAAGATCTTCCACGTCCACTGCAAGGACTCCAAGCGCCGGCTCAACGGCCGCAACGGACGCCTGGGCTCCCACCTGCCGTGGGCCGACCCGCGCCGTGGCTGGGACTTCATCAGCACCGGCCACGGCGACGTGCCGTGGGAGGACGCGATCCGGATGCTCAACCACATCGGCTACGACGGTCCGCTGTCGGTCGAGTGGGAGGACGCCGGGATGGACCGGCTCGTCGGCGCCCCCGAGGCGCTCGAGTTCGTCCGCAAGCTCTCCTTCAAGCCGTCCGAGGCGGCCTTCGACGCCGCCTTCTCCACGCGCTGA
- a CDS encoding glycosyltransferase, whose protein sequence is MSGPVDIVIAVHSPTRPVGRAVASVLEGNRAETRLTVVCHNVAADEIAAVIDPRHRADVRLLEHTDPRRSASGPFNAGMRAAEGEFVSIMGSDDVLQPGAVRSWLDVAGRTGAETVMCRLRIGSAARPVLTPPVRPWLRGLADPVRDRLSYRSAPLGLVSQRARERLGLELVEGMTVGGDVAYVTRLWFETRVAVDRRGPAYVIGEDARDRVTLTPRPIAVELAFVRDLLAQPWFAGYDLTARRAVCTKLTRIHLFGAVWNRRDPAVWTPEDRQALAQTAEDLLARAEGFERVLSLADRTLLDAVADPSSDTGAMIRLAEQRRRHGRPATLLTRSPADLLRVEAPVRLMAASALVGLP, encoded by the coding sequence GTGAGCGGACCTGTCGACATCGTCATCGCCGTCCACAGCCCGACCCGTCCCGTCGGGCGGGCGGTCGCCTCCGTCCTCGAGGGCAACCGCGCCGAGACCAGGCTCACCGTCGTGTGCCACAACGTGGCGGCGGACGAGATCGCGGCGGTCATCGACCCGCGCCACCGCGCCGACGTGCGCCTGCTCGAGCACACCGACCCCCGCCGCAGCGCCTCCGGCCCGTTCAACGCCGGCATGCGTGCGGCGGAGGGCGAGTTCGTCTCGATCATGGGCTCCGACGACGTCCTGCAGCCCGGGGCCGTGCGCTCGTGGCTCGACGTCGCCGGGCGCACCGGCGCCGAGACCGTCATGTGCCGGCTGCGGATCGGCAGCGCGGCGCGGCCGGTGCTCACCCCGCCCGTCCGTCCCTGGCTGCGCGGGCTCGCCGACCCGGTGCGCGACCGGCTCAGCTACCGCAGCGCCCCGCTCGGCCTCGTCTCCCAGCGTGCCCGCGAGCGCCTGGGCCTCGAGCTCGTCGAGGGGATGACCGTCGGCGGTGACGTCGCCTACGTCACCCGCCTGTGGTTCGAGACGCGCGTGGCCGTCGACCGCCGCGGCCCGGCGTACGTCATCGGCGAGGACGCCCGCGACCGGGTGACCCTCACCCCGCGCCCCATCGCCGTCGAGCTCGCCTTCGTCCGCGACCTCCTCGCCCAGCCGTGGTTCGCCGGCTACGACCTCACGGCGCGACGCGCGGTGTGCACCAAGCTCACCCGCATCCACCTCTTCGGCGCGGTCTGGAACCGGCGCGACCCCGCGGTGTGGACGCCCGAGGACCGCCAGGCGCTCGCGCAGACCGCCGAGGACCTCCTCGCCCGCGCCGAGGGCTTCGAGCGCGTGCTCTCCCTCGCCGACCGGACCCTGCTCGACGCCGTCGCCGACCCTTCCTCCGACACGGGCGCGATGATCCGGCTCGCGGAGCAGCGACGTCGCCACGGACGCCCCGCGACGCTCCTCACCCGCAGCCCGGCCGACCTGCTGCGGGTCGAGGCCCCGGTGCGGCTCATGGCTGCCTCGGCCCTCGTGGGACTCCCGTGA
- a CDS encoding Gfo/Idh/MocA family protein — protein MTEDKPRLGVAMIGYAFMGRAHSQAWRNAHRFFDLPLEPHMTVLVGRDEQRASAAAKQLGWDSVETDWRRAIEREDVDVVDICTPGDTHAEIAIAALEAGKHVLVEKPMANTVAEAEAMTTAAVAARARGVQSMVGFTYRRVPAVRLAQRLVAEGRIGEVRQVRAQYLQDWLADAETPLSWRLDKEKAGSGALGDIGAHIIDLTQFITGQQLAGVSGMLDTFVTERPVAESFSGLHGTGGTERGPVTVDDAASFLGRLSSGAPAVFEASRFAWGRKNAIRIEVNGSTGSIAFDFEDMNVLHYYDATEPAETAGFHRILVTEPVHPYIEAWWPAGHGLGYEHGFVHQAVDLVRALGAGEQPTPSFEDGLHVQRVLDAIERSAAQNSTFTTIGD, from the coding sequence ATGACTGAGGACAAGCCGCGGCTCGGCGTAGCGATGATCGGGTACGCGTTCATGGGCCGCGCCCACTCCCAGGCGTGGCGCAACGCGCACCGGTTCTTCGACCTGCCCCTCGAGCCGCACATGACGGTGCTCGTGGGCCGGGACGAGCAGCGGGCGAGTGCCGCCGCGAAGCAGCTGGGCTGGGACTCCGTGGAGACCGACTGGCGGCGGGCCATCGAGCGTGAGGACGTCGACGTCGTCGACATCTGCACCCCGGGCGACACCCACGCCGAGATCGCCATCGCCGCGCTCGAGGCCGGCAAGCACGTCCTCGTCGAGAAGCCGATGGCCAACACGGTCGCCGAGGCCGAGGCGATGACCACCGCCGCCGTCGCCGCCCGCGCCCGCGGCGTGCAGTCGATGGTCGGCTTCACCTACCGCCGCGTCCCCGCGGTCCGGCTCGCCCAGCGGCTCGTCGCCGAGGGCCGGATCGGCGAGGTGCGCCAGGTGCGCGCCCAGTACCTCCAGGACTGGCTCGCCGACGCCGAGACGCCGCTGTCGTGGCGCCTGGACAAGGAGAAGGCCGGCTCCGGCGCGCTCGGCGACATCGGCGCCCACATCATCGACCTCACCCAGTTCATCACCGGCCAGCAGCTCGCCGGCGTCTCGGGCATGCTCGACACGTTCGTCACCGAGCGCCCGGTCGCGGAGAGCTTCAGCGGCCTGCACGGCACCGGTGGCACCGAGCGCGGCCCCGTCACGGTCGACGACGCCGCGAGCTTCCTCGGCCGGCTGTCCAGCGGCGCGCCCGCCGTCTTCGAGGCGAGCCGCTTCGCCTGGGGCCGCAAGAACGCCATCCGCATCGAGGTCAACGGCTCGACCGGGTCGATCGCCTTCGACTTCGAGGACATGAACGTCCTGCACTACTACGACGCCACCGAGCCGGCCGAGACCGCGGGCTTCCACCGCATCCTCGTCACCGAGCCCGTCCACCCGTACATCGAGGCATGGTGGCCCGCCGGTCACGGCCTGGGCTACGAGCACGGCTTCGTCCACCAGGCGGTCGACCTCGTCCGCGCCCTCGGCGCCGGCGAGCAGCCCACCCCGTCCTTCGAGGACGGTCTGCACGTCCAGCGCGTGCTCGACGCCATCGAGCGTTCGGCCGCGCAGAACAGCACGTTCACGACGATTGGAGACTGA